The proteins below come from a single Prochlorococcus marinus CUG1415 genomic window:
- a CDS encoding DNA-formamidopyrimidine glycosylase, translating to MPELPEVETVRRGLEQKLNNFIIKKVEVCRDSIVAFPDNKQEFINGLQNSILHKWDRRGKYLIAELKKFENENIQFPLEKSSKNNGFLIVHLRMTGYFKFIDNSTQHCKHTRIRFLDKKNKELRYIDVRSFGQMWWIKEGLSPNKIIKGLGSLGPEPFSKDFNANYLKKVISKRTKSIKAILLDQTIVAGIGNIYADESLYSAGISPFREAKTIKKNELINLKESIVNVLIKSIGSGGTTFSDFRDLEGEDGNFGLQTNVYRRTGKQCRKCGNLIAKQKIAGRSTHWCPNCQK from the coding sequence TTGCCTGAGTTACCTGAAGTCGAAACTGTTCGCAGAGGTTTAGAGCAAAAACTTAATAACTTTATTATTAAAAAAGTAGAAGTCTGTAGGGATTCAATTGTAGCTTTTCCTGATAACAAGCAGGAATTTATTAATGGACTTCAGAACTCAATTTTGCACAAATGGGATAGAAGAGGAAAATATTTAATAGCTGAACTAAAAAAATTTGAAAATGAGAATATTCAATTTCCTCTAGAAAAATCATCAAAAAACAACGGTTTTCTTATAGTTCATCTAAGAATGACTGGATATTTTAAATTTATTGATAACTCTACTCAGCACTGTAAACATACAAGAATAAGATTCTTAGATAAGAAAAATAAAGAGCTTAGGTACATTGACGTAAGAAGTTTTGGCCAAATGTGGTGGATCAAGGAAGGATTATCACCTAACAAAATAATCAAAGGATTAGGTTCATTAGGTCCAGAACCATTCTCTAAGGACTTTAATGCAAATTACCTAAAGAAAGTTATTTCGAAAAGAACAAAATCTATAAAAGCTATCTTATTAGATCAAACAATAGTGGCAGGTATAGGGAACATTTATGCTGATGAAAGTTTATATTCTGCTGGTATATCACCTTTTAGGGAAGCTAAAACAATAAAGAAGAATGAGTTAATTAATCTTAAAGAATCAATTGTTAATGTATTAATAAAAAGTATAGGTTCTGGGGGAACGACATTTAGTGATTTTAGAGACTTGGAAGGAGAGGATGGAAATTTTGGTTTACAAACAAATGTCTATCGGAGAACTGGTAAACAATGTCGCAAATGTGGGAATTTAATTGCAAAGCAAAAAATTGCTGGAAGAAGTACACATTGGTGTCCAAATTGCCAAAAATAA